A single window of Sneathiella limimaris DNA harbors:
- a CDS encoding acyl-CoA dehydrogenase family protein: MALDQDTFNQVKDAVSRFVRERLIPAEDIVEETNDVPEDIIQDMRELGLFGLSIPEEYGGLGLSMLQECEVIHELCKASLSFRSVIGTTVGIGSQGLVMTGTEEQKKQYLPRLATGEISSSFCLTEPDAGSDAASLRTTADRDGDYYVLNGTKRYITNALRAGMLTVMARTDRNNKGAGGVSAFLVDPATEGVHIAKADEKMGQRGTKTSDVIFENARVPASALLGGEEGQGFYTAMKVLDRGRLHLSSVATGISERILEEALNYAAERKQFGKVIGEFQLVQAMLADSKAELYAGVSMTRDAAKKFDSGDDISMLAACCKMFTTEAAGRIADRAVQIHGGAGYMAEYKVERFYRDVRLLRLYEGTTQIQQMVIGRNMLKSVQG; the protein is encoded by the coding sequence ATGGCACTTGACCAGGATACATTCAATCAAGTGAAAGACGCAGTTAGCCGGTTTGTCCGCGAACGGTTGATCCCTGCGGAAGACATTGTTGAAGAAACAAATGATGTCCCAGAGGATATAATTCAAGATATGCGGGAGCTAGGCCTGTTTGGCCTTTCCATCCCCGAAGAATATGGCGGGCTTGGCCTGAGTATGTTGCAAGAGTGTGAAGTTATTCACGAGCTTTGCAAGGCTTCACTCTCTTTCCGTTCCGTTATCGGGACGACTGTTGGGATTGGAAGCCAGGGCCTTGTCATGACCGGAACGGAAGAGCAGAAGAAACAGTATCTGCCAAGATTGGCGACTGGTGAAATTAGCTCATCCTTCTGTTTGACGGAGCCCGATGCCGGGTCTGATGCGGCATCCCTTCGCACAACGGCCGACCGTGATGGTGACTATTATGTTTTGAATGGCACCAAGCGCTATATCACGAATGCTTTGCGGGCTGGGATGCTGACCGTGATGGCACGGACTGACCGTAATAATAAAGGAGCTGGCGGCGTATCCGCTTTCCTTGTCGATCCGGCCACAGAAGGTGTCCATATCGCGAAGGCTGATGAAAAAATGGGTCAGCGGGGCACGAAAACCAGTGACGTCATTTTTGAAAATGCGCGTGTTCCAGCATCAGCCCTACTAGGGGGTGAGGAAGGTCAAGGTTTTTACACCGCCATGAAAGTCCTGGACCGTGGCCGTTTGCACTTGAGCTCCGTCGCGACAGGCATCTCCGAGAGAATTTTGGAAGAAGCTCTCAACTATGCGGCTGAACGAAAGCAGTTTGGCAAGGTTATCGGTGAGTTTCAGCTGGTTCAGGCGATGCTGGCAGATAGCAAGGCCGAGCTTTATGCTGGCGTTTCCATGACGCGTGATGCGGCTAAGAAATTCGATTCTGGTGATGATATTTCCATGCTGGCAGCATGTTGTAAGATGTTTACAACTGAAGCTGCAGGCCGAATTGCTGACCGTGCTGTTCAAATTCATGGCGGTGCGGGCTATATGGCAGAATATAAGGTGGAACGGTTCTATCGCGATGTGCGCCTGCTACGTCTTTATGAAGGGACGACGCAGATCCAGCAAATGGTGATCGGACGGAACATGCTTAAATCTGTTCAAGGGTAA
- a CDS encoding class II aldolase/adducin family protein, giving the protein MGVDLIEDMVPSLKGKVSEEEWQTRVDLAACYQLVAHYDMSDLIFTHISARIPGTEDQFLINPYGLFFDEITASSLVKVDIDGNVLDETKFHINPAGYTIHSAVHGARHDVDCVLHTHTRAGMAVSAQKQGLLPISQHSMMFYNRLAYHGYEGIALNLDERERLVRDLGDNIAMILRNHGLLTVGSTVAEAFRRIFYLEKSCQAQIDALAGGSEIIIPPVEVCETALGQFAANDGKFALEWPGLLRILDRKGSNFRY; this is encoded by the coding sequence ATGGGTGTAGATTTAATCGAAGATATGGTCCCAAGCCTTAAGGGCAAAGTGTCTGAAGAGGAATGGCAAACACGGGTGGACTTGGCAGCTTGCTATCAACTTGTTGCCCACTATGACATGTCAGATCTTATTTTCACCCATATCTCGGCTCGGATCCCGGGAACAGAAGATCAGTTTCTGATCAATCCGTATGGTCTCTTTTTTGATGAGATTACGGCCTCCAGTCTTGTGAAAGTTGATATCGACGGCAATGTGCTGGATGAAACTAAATTTCACATCAATCCAGCTGGTTACACAATTCATAGTGCGGTTCATGGTGCTCGTCATGACGTTGATTGTGTATTGCACACCCACACGCGAGCTGGAATGGCTGTGTCAGCTCAGAAACAAGGGCTTTTGCCCATTTCGCAGCATTCCATGATGTTCTATAACCGTCTCGCCTATCATGGATATGAGGGCATTGCCCTTAATCTGGATGAGCGTGAACGTCTGGTCAGGGACCTGGGTGACAATATCGCAATGATCCTTCGGAATCACGGATTGCTGACTGTGGGCTCTACAGTTGCCGAAGCGTTCCGGCGGATTTTCTATCTCGAAAAGTCATGTCAGGCTCAAATTGATGCGTTGGCAGGCGGATCTGAAATTATTATCCCCCCTGTTGAAGTGTGTGAAACTGCACTTGGCCAGTTTGCGGCGAATGATGGAAAATTTGCTCTTGAGTGGCCTGGGCTTTTACGAATCCTAGATCGTAAAGGAAGCAACTTTAGATACTGA
- a CDS encoding cyclase family protein, producing the protein MKRWKQRPDGSNWGDFGEDDQIGRLNLITAEKIKTAAREIITGERFCLSLPLNLPGGNALNAGRHPPHLQATLRGDKPNSNYRLSADFPNFKDVISDDAVLLHTQYSSQWDGLSHVGQEFDANGDGVAEAVYYNGFSAAEHIGTEAHDGQMYAGALGIERMAETGVQGRGVMVDLASEYGREHVSVGYDDLMRVMDKTGAEIEEGDMLCLHTGFAQMLVEMAGKPDKDKLHSSCSALNGRDGKLLNWVTDSKLAVIIADNYAVESYPAEKGEGCCAALPLHEHCLFKLGIHLGELWYLTELNDWLKTAGRTRFFLTAPPLRLPGAVGSPANPVATV; encoded by the coding sequence ATGAAGCGATGGAAACAGAGGCCAGACGGCTCTAACTGGGGAGACTTTGGGGAAGACGATCAAATTGGCCGTCTGAACCTCATTACAGCAGAAAAAATAAAAACCGCCGCCCGTGAGATCATCACGGGTGAGCGTTTCTGCCTCAGTCTGCCCCTGAACCTGCCAGGGGGGAATGCGCTAAACGCTGGGCGGCATCCGCCACACCTGCAAGCTACGCTTAGAGGCGATAAACCCAATAGCAATTACCGATTATCAGCAGATTTCCCAAATTTCAAAGACGTAATCAGTGATGATGCGGTGCTATTGCACACACAATATTCCTCCCAATGGGATGGGTTATCCCATGTAGGGCAGGAGTTTGATGCCAACGGTGATGGCGTTGCTGAGGCCGTTTATTATAATGGTTTTTCCGCGGCTGAGCACATCGGAACCGAAGCCCATGATGGCCAAATGTATGCTGGTGCACTCGGCATTGAGAGAATGGCCGAAACGGGTGTGCAGGGACGCGGGGTAATGGTCGACCTGGCATCAGAATATGGCCGCGAGCATGTATCGGTTGGATATGACGATCTGATGCGCGTCATGGATAAAACGGGCGCTGAGATTGAAGAGGGTGACATGCTTTGCCTGCATACAGGTTTTGCCCAGATGCTGGTTGAAATGGCAGGAAAACCAGACAAGGACAAGCTCCATTCCTCTTGCTCAGCTCTGAACGGTCGGGATGGCAAATTGCTGAACTGGGTCACAGATAGCAAACTAGCAGTCATTATTGCGGACAACTATGCGGTGGAATCCTATCCAGCTGAAAAAGGGGAAGGATGTTGTGCGGCATTACCTCTACATGAACATTGTCTGTTTAAACTTGGTATCCATTTGGGAGAGCTTTGGTATCTGACAGAGTTAAATGATTGGCTAAAGACAGCCGGTCGAACGCGGTTTTTCCTGACGGCCCCTCCACTTCGTTTGCCCGGAGCTGTCGGCTCCCCAGCAAATCCTGTGGCTACAGTTTGA
- a CDS encoding NifU family protein has product MFIQTLPLSDEDKMQFLPGRQVLPSGSVSFADADLAREQSPLASRLFDIPSVKAVELAEDSITITKLSKDEKGAMWIQLKPMVLAAIMDHYMTGMPVLNGPVADAEDQTSYSAEDQKMVDSIKELVEERIRPQLLDDGGDVAFKTYDPSEKTVTLAMDSSGLSTPAFGTQIKIENTLKHFLPEIFRVRFDRMEKESDHDGEDRPGLRTPEAESIRILLETRINPAIAAHGGYISLIDIQEETAYVEMAGGCQGCGMADATLKQGVEVEIKRAVPSIERVLDVTDHAEGTNPYYAGY; this is encoded by the coding sequence ATGTTCATACAGACTTTGCCTTTATCCGACGAAGATAAAATGCAATTTCTGCCTGGTCGGCAGGTGCTGCCAAGTGGCAGTGTGAGCTTTGCCGATGCAGACCTTGCGCGTGAGCAATCTCCTTTGGCTAGCCGGCTTTTTGATATTCCAAGTGTAAAGGCTGTGGAACTTGCCGAGGACAGCATAACAATTACCAAGCTTTCCAAAGATGAGAAGGGTGCTATGTGGATCCAGCTGAAACCCATGGTTTTGGCCGCGATAATGGATCATTACATGACCGGAATGCCCGTTTTGAACGGGCCTGTTGCAGACGCTGAAGATCAGACGTCTTATTCCGCAGAAGATCAGAAGATGGTCGATAGCATCAAAGAATTGGTTGAAGAGCGTATTCGTCCGCAACTTTTGGACGATGGCGGTGATGTTGCCTTCAAAACATACGATCCATCTGAAAAAACAGTGACACTGGCTATGGACAGTAGTGGTCTATCAACACCTGCTTTCGGTACTCAGATCAAAATTGAAAATACGCTAAAACATTTTTTGCCAGAGATTTTCCGAGTGCGGTTTGATCGCATGGAAAAAGAAAGCGATCATGACGGTGAGGATCGTCCGGGTCTTCGGACGCCTGAAGCTGAATCTATTCGTATCCTTTTGGAAACCCGGATCAATCCAGCGATTGCGGCCCACGGGGGTTATATCTCTCTAATCGATATCCAAGAAGAAACAGCCTATGTTGAAATGGCCGGTGGCTGTCAGGGTTGTGGTATGGCGGATGCGACCTTGAAGCAGGGAGTTGAAGTCGAGATTAAGCGCGCTGTCCCAAGTATTGAGCGGGTTCTAGACGTAACCGATCATGCTGAGGGCACGAACCCTTACTACGCAGGATATTAA
- a CDS encoding CDP-alcohol phosphatidyltransferase family protein, giving the protein MFDASLRRVIDPPLNRLGKVVAKTGASANSITIFGFCIGMAAIPAIIWEQYLLALTLVLINRLFDGLDGAVARQTLLSDFGGYLDIVCDFIFYSGVVFAFAVARPENAVPAAFLIFSFMGTAATFLTYAVMAEKYKISTDIRGQKSLYYLGGLAEGAETILVFILFCLLPDYFGFIALIFAGMCWVTTLTRIYAAYLAFRN; this is encoded by the coding sequence ATGTTTGACGCATCCTTGAGACGAGTAATTGATCCTCCATTGAATAGATTGGGGAAGGTGGTTGCAAAAACAGGGGCCTCTGCAAACTCAATTACCATTTTTGGATTTTGTATTGGAATGGCGGCCATTCCAGCAATTATTTGGGAGCAGTATTTACTGGCGCTGACGCTGGTTCTCATTAACCGATTGTTTGATGGGTTGGATGGAGCTGTCGCACGTCAGACATTGCTATCTGACTTTGGCGGATATCTGGATATCGTTTGTGACTTTATATTCTATTCCGGGGTCGTTTTTGCATTTGCAGTTGCCCGCCCAGAGAATGCTGTTCCCGCAGCCTTTCTGATTTTCAGCTTTATGGGAACGGCAGCAACGTTTCTTACCTATGCGGTAATGGCGGAAAAATACAAAATCTCAACTGATATTCGCGGACAGAAATCGCTGTATTATCTAGGTGGATTGGCAGAAGGAGCTGAAACCATTTTGGTATTTATTCTCTTCTGCCTGCTGCCAGATTACTTCGGTTTCATAGCACTTATATTTGCGGGTATGTGTTGGGTTACTACACTTACCCGGATATATGCGGCCTACCTGGCCTTTCGAAACTGA
- a CDS encoding RNA-binding S4 domain-containing protein, with protein sequence MAEADQNPQATIRVDRWLWFARFFKSRSLAAKMVQSKKVRINSVVVSKPSVTVKVDDVLTFQQAKEIRVVKILKIGERRGPAPEAQTLYEDLAPVDQKKTDEKKKAASKTFIREPGSGRPTKADRRALDKLKKLTEE encoded by the coding sequence ATGGCGGAAGCTGACCAAAATCCGCAAGCCACAATCCGCGTTGATCGCTGGCTGTGGTTTGCGCGTTTTTTCAAAAGCCGAAGCCTGGCCGCTAAAATGGTGCAATCTAAAAAAGTTCGCATCAACAGCGTTGTCGTCAGCAAACCCAGCGTCACGGTAAAAGTTGATGACGTGCTCACCTTTCAGCAGGCCAAAGAAATTCGGGTCGTGAAGATTTTGAAAATTGGGGAGCGCCGAGGACCAGCACCTGAAGCTCAGACGCTTTATGAAGATCTGGCACCTGTCGATCAGAAAAAAACTGATGAAAAGAAAAAGGCGGCATCCAAAACCTTTATCCGGGAACCTGGAAGCGGCCGCCCGACGAAAGCGGATCGACGGGCACTAGACAAATTAAAGAAACTGACCGAAGAATAA